One genomic segment of Desulfocapsa sulfexigens DSM 10523 includes these proteins:
- a CDS encoding ABC transporter permease subunit codes for MFPVKELKRSALISLWFAFLTFPIMVIKVNPIERTVDWRWDNMFFIALGSFVISILAKVYLLRKERLSGRKKVIKVVNEPFVHRILREPRFLYPLCLAVLVFAVAFPYFFSTYQTNIMTTALMYVVLGLGLNIVVGVAGLLDLGYVAFYAVGAYSYALLNLHFGMGFWAVLPIGGLFAAFLGILLGFPVLRLRGDYLAIVTLGFGEIIRLILENWNDFSSGPSGIANIPRPSFFGMDMNFESGIIYIYYIVVALVIFTIFVVNRLQDSRLGRAWLALREDEIACQAMGIDKTKTKLIAFSLGAFWAGIVGVIFAAKTTFVNPASFTFLESAIILSIVVLGGMGSIVGVIFGALILILMPEYLRALSEYRMLAFGGILVVMMVFKPDGIISNVRRSYRFKKQSTISE; via the coding sequence ATGTTTCCTGTAAAAGAACTTAAACGATCGGCCCTTATCTCACTCTGGTTTGCCTTTCTCACTTTTCCAATTATGGTGATAAAGGTCAATCCCATTGAGCGAACTGTTGACTGGCGCTGGGATAACATGTTTTTTATTGCACTCGGCAGTTTTGTCATATCTATTCTGGCTAAGGTATATCTTCTTCGTAAAGAGCGCCTTTCCGGCCGTAAAAAAGTAATTAAGGTTGTCAACGAGCCTTTTGTGCATCGAATTTTGAGGGAACCACGCTTTCTCTACCCCTTGTGTCTTGCAGTTCTGGTGTTTGCGGTTGCTTTTCCCTATTTCTTTTCCACGTACCAAACCAATATCATGACCACTGCACTCATGTACGTGGTGCTAGGACTGGGATTGAATATTGTGGTCGGAGTTGCCGGGTTACTCGACCTTGGCTATGTTGCTTTCTATGCCGTCGGGGCCTACAGTTATGCTTTGCTGAATCTCCACTTTGGTATGGGGTTCTGGGCCGTTCTGCCAATTGGTGGTTTATTTGCTGCTTTTCTAGGTATTCTTCTGGGTTTTCCAGTACTTCGTTTGCGCGGCGATTATCTTGCCATTGTTACCCTGGGGTTTGGTGAAATAATTCGACTTATTCTTGAAAACTGGAATGACTTTTCCAGTGGGCCCAGTGGCATTGCCAATATTCCCCGTCCAAGTTTTTTTGGCATGGATATGAATTTTGAATCAGGTATCATCTATATCTATTATATAGTTGTTGCACTGGTTATTTTTACGATTTTCGTGGTCAACAGGCTTCAGGATTCACGTCTTGGGCGGGCGTGGCTTGCGCTGCGTGAAGATGAGATCGCCTGCCAGGCCATGGGCATCGACAAAACCAAGACAAAACTCATTGCCTTTAGTCTTGGCGCTTTCTGGGCCGGTATTGTCGGAGTTATTTTTGCGGCCAAAACAACCTTCGTCAATCCTGCAAGTTTTACCTTTCTGGAGTCAGCAATCATTCTCTCCATCGTCGTTCTGGGTGGTATGGGGTCCATTGTCGGGGTCATCTTCGGAGCACTTATTTTGATCCTGATGCCCGAGTATTTACGTGCCCTCTCCGAGTATCGTATGCTTGCCTTTGGTGGAATTCTGGTTGTAATGATGGTCTTTAAGCCGGATGGCATTATTTCCAATGTCAGGCGCAGTTATCGGTTTAAAAAACAGTCCACCATAAGTGAGTGA
- a CDS encoding branched-chain amino acid ABC transporter permease, protein MDYFIELFFGGLTRGSIYALIALGYTMVYGIIGLINFAHGEIYMIGAFTSFIIATVLSIYGFPLLSIVIIAGLAAAVWSSAYGFTVEKLAYRPLRKAPRLAPLISAIGMSIFLQNYVLLAQTSDFLPFPELIPDFPFMEPVAHIVGSSDLVILVTTALVMIGLTFLIKFTKIGKAMRATAQDKTMAVLVGINVDRVISATFVIGSALAAIGGMLIASHIGQINFYIGFIAGIKAFTAAVLGGIGSIPGAVLGSLVLGLTESFATGYVSSDYEDVFAFSLLVLILIFKPSGLLGKAETKKV, encoded by the coding sequence ATGGATTATTTTATTGAACTTTTTTTCGGCGGACTGACCAGGGGCTCTATTTATGCCCTGATCGCCCTTGGCTATACCATGGTCTACGGTATTATTGGTCTTATTAACTTTGCTCATGGTGAGATTTATATGATAGGGGCTTTTACATCCTTTATCATCGCCACGGTCCTCTCCATTTATGGGTTTCCCCTACTGTCAATTGTCATTATTGCAGGCCTTGCCGCTGCTGTCTGGTCCAGTGCCTACGGATTTACCGTTGAGAAACTTGCCTATCGTCCCCTGCGCAAGGCACCACGGCTTGCTCCGCTGATCAGTGCCATTGGAATGTCCATATTCCTGCAAAACTATGTTTTACTTGCCCAGACCTCGGATTTTCTCCCATTCCCAGAGCTTATTCCTGACTTTCCCTTTATGGAGCCGGTGGCTCATATTGTCGGTTCTTCTGATCTCGTAATTCTTGTAACGACAGCGCTGGTAATGATCGGGCTTACTTTTCTTATTAAGTTTACCAAGATTGGAAAGGCCATGCGTGCCACAGCCCAGGATAAGACCATGGCGGTGCTTGTGGGAATTAATGTGGATCGCGTGATCTCAGCCACTTTTGTTATAGGTTCGGCACTTGCTGCCATTGGGGGGATGCTTATTGCCTCTCACATTGGTCAGATCAATTTCTATATCGGTTTTATTGCAGGGATCAAGGCCTTTACCGCCGCGGTACTTGGTGGAATTGGTTCTATTCCTGGTGCTGTGCTTGGCAGTCTTGTCCTTGGTCTGACCGAGAGTTTTGCAACAGGCTATGTCTCTTCTGACTATGAAGATGTTTTTGCCTTTTCGCTGTTGGTGTTGATCCTCATTTTTAAACCTTCCGGGCTTCTCGGTAAGGCTGAAACCAAGAAAGTGTAA
- a CDS encoding branched-chain amino acid ABC transporter substrate-binding protein: MHFGLKKKLFVATVALGFAMAIPAAGIAGDTIKLGVAGAQSGDLASYGLPTVKAAELVVEQYNAKGGINGNKVELLIEDDVCKPEVATNTATKLVTDGVDVVLGHICSGATKAALPIYKEAGVIVMSPSATAVDLTKSGDYSNFFRTIAPDDAQAEAMVDFTIGTLGAKKIAVIHDKGDYGKGLAEIAEGLVKASGKAEVALFEGVTPGAVDYTAIVQKIKRTGADAVIFGGYHPEASKIVSMMKKKRMDIPFVSDDGVKDDTFIKVAGDNAEGVYASGPQDNSANPVAIAAIEAHKKAYNEDPGAFFENAYSAALALLNAIEKAGTTDSAAVVKALQTETVATPVGNIHFDAKGDAVGVGFVMYVVKDGKYVVVE; this comes from the coding sequence ATGCATTTTGGATTGAAGAAAAAATTGTTTGTTGCAACCGTTGCCTTAGGCTTTGCCATGGCCATACCAGCTGCTGGTATTGCTGGAGACACAATTAAACTCGGTGTTGCCGGTGCCCAAAGTGGCGATCTCGCTTCCTATGGTCTTCCAACAGTTAAAGCTGCTGAGCTTGTAGTTGAACAATACAACGCAAAAGGCGGAATAAATGGTAATAAAGTTGAGCTTTTGATTGAAGATGATGTCTGTAAGCCGGAAGTTGCAACTAACACTGCAACAAAGCTCGTCACAGATGGTGTCGATGTTGTACTCGGTCATATCTGCTCAGGCGCTACCAAAGCTGCTCTTCCAATCTATAAAGAGGCTGGCGTTATAGTCATGTCTCCTTCCGCCACTGCCGTTGATTTAACCAAATCCGGTGACTATTCTAATTTTTTCAGAACAATAGCCCCCGATGATGCTCAGGCAGAGGCCATGGTTGATTTCACCATTGGAACCCTCGGTGCCAAGAAAATTGCCGTTATTCATGATAAGGGTGATTATGGTAAGGGACTCGCTGAGATTGCAGAGGGACTCGTGAAAGCATCCGGAAAGGCTGAGGTTGCACTTTTTGAAGGTGTGACTCCAGGTGCCGTGGATTACACTGCAATTGTACAGAAAATTAAACGTACAGGTGCCGATGCTGTGATATTTGGTGGATACCACCCTGAAGCTTCTAAAATTGTTTCCATGATGAAAAAGAAACGTATGGATATTCCCTTCGTTTCTGATGATGGTGTAAAGGACGATACCTTTATCAAAGTAGCCGGTGACAATGCTGAAGGTGTTTACGCATCAGGTCCACAGGATAATTCAGCCAATCCCGTTGCTATTGCTGCCATTGAAGCTCACAAGAAAGCTTACAATGAAGACCCTGGCGCCTTTTTTGAGAACGCCTACTCTGCCGCTCTTGCTCTTTTGAATGCTATTGAAAAGGCAGGAACCACCGATAGCGCTGCTGTTGTGAAAGCTCTGCAGACAGAAACAGTTGCAACTCCCGTTGGAAACATTCATTTTGATGCCAAGGGCGATGCTGTTGGAGTTGGTTTCGTAATGTATGTTGTAAAAGATGGTAAGTATGTAGTAGTAGAATAA
- the lpxK gene encoding tetraacyldisaccharide 4'-kinase, which produces MSQKFSSLYFFGRPFSPLYSGIMKIRESLYLRGIKRRYTFDVPVISVGNLTMGGTGKTPVVGMLASLLFKRGFKPAIISRGYGGGADSRVNVVSDGKETFLDAKAAGDEPCFLASSLPGVPVLTGIVRALPCRHAIEKLGCNVLILDDGFQHMSVRRDLDLVLFSAAKLAGNSRVFPGGDLREPVSALKRCHAFMITGITEVLQERAEKFAELLQRRFPGKPVFFTSYQAIGATSLKERQDQEISTLPSPLFGFCGIAQPELFKETLTKNGISPAGFMPLKDHQPFTPSLIKKIEHQAEQCNARGLITTEKDLVKLAPDSFQLPCFGLKMKVKAEPEFETFLKEILPDTLLN; this is translated from the coding sequence ATGTCACAGAAATTTTCCAGCCTCTATTTTTTTGGTCGTCCCTTCAGTCCTCTGTACAGCGGAATCATGAAGATAAGAGAGTCTCTTTATCTCAGAGGAATAAAGAGGCGTTATACATTTGACGTTCCGGTAATATCAGTTGGTAACCTCACAATGGGGGGAACCGGCAAAACACCCGTTGTTGGAATGCTTGCCTCACTGCTTTTCAAGAGAGGGTTCAAACCCGCTATTATCTCAAGAGGATACGGTGGTGGAGCCGACAGCAGGGTCAATGTGGTATCGGACGGCAAAGAGACATTCCTGGATGCCAAAGCTGCAGGTGATGAACCTTGTTTCCTTGCATCATCACTCCCGGGCGTACCGGTGCTCACAGGAATAGTCAGAGCCCTTCCCTGTCGTCATGCCATTGAGAAACTGGGCTGCAATGTTCTTATTCTCGACGATGGCTTTCAGCACATGTCTGTCCGGCGTGACCTTGATCTTGTTCTTTTCAGTGCTGCCAAGCTTGCCGGAAACAGCAGAGTATTCCCAGGAGGTGACTTACGTGAGCCTGTAAGTGCCCTAAAAAGATGTCATGCATTTATGATCACCGGAATAACCGAAGTATTACAGGAACGAGCTGAAAAATTTGCTGAACTTTTACAACGAAGATTCCCGGGAAAACCGGTCTTCTTCACTTCTTACCAGGCCATAGGGGCGACATCACTGAAAGAGAGGCAAGACCAGGAAATTTCTACTCTCCCCTCTCCCCTCTTTGGATTTTGCGGGATTGCCCAGCCTGAGCTCTTCAAGGAAACCCTTACGAAAAATGGTATCTCACCTGCCGGTTTCATGCCCTTAAAGGATCACCAGCCATTCACTCCTTCTTTGATAAAAAAGATTGAACACCAGGCTGAACAATGCAACGCCAGGGGATTGATCACCACGGAAAAAGATCTTGTCAAACTGGCTCCAGACAGTTTTCAACTTCCTTGCTTCGGGCTCAAAATGAAAGTGAAAGCTGAACCTGAATTTGAAACATTTCTTAAGGAAATCCTTCCCGACACCCTTCTAAACTAA
- the lpxC gene encoding UDP-3-O-acyl-N-acetylglucosamine deacetylase, with amino-acid sequence MTSISLNPHQHTLKKSVSCYGVGLHSGDPVTLTIRPASENSGIRFFRIDLDDKQGIPAHMDKVVDTRLATTIADKEKYVSTTEHIMAALQGYGVDNATIELDGAEVPIMDGSAGPFMLLLKKAGLKKQRAMRKVLRITKKIVFTSGDTEIKILPYEGFKVSGEIHFDAPIIKTQSYSIDLTSEKFAKEISRARTFGYVEQVEELWANGLAQGGNLDNVIAIHWDRNTILNEGGLRFADEFIRHKVLDLIGDLALLGCPILGHVIASRCGHTQHLGFLMALVQAADCWEIVELETKGGQSVFHQVASTTKAMSKQIIPLIVPQPLNPANNVASASC; translated from the coding sequence ATGACCTCAATTTCACTCAATCCGCATCAGCATACATTGAAAAAATCGGTAAGCTGTTATGGAGTTGGGTTGCATTCCGGCGACCCGGTGACGCTTACCATCAGACCAGCCTCCGAGAATTCCGGGATTCGTTTTTTTCGCATCGACCTTGACGATAAGCAGGGTATTCCTGCTCATATGGATAAAGTAGTGGATACCAGACTGGCTACCACCATTGCAGACAAGGAAAAATACGTTTCAACTACTGAGCATATCATGGCTGCCCTTCAAGGCTACGGTGTTGATAATGCCACGATTGAACTTGATGGTGCAGAAGTACCCATTATGGATGGCAGTGCAGGTCCTTTTATGCTCCTTCTGAAAAAAGCTGGCCTCAAAAAACAGAGGGCCATGCGAAAAGTCCTCCGCATCACCAAAAAAATTGTTTTCACTTCAGGCGACACAGAGATCAAGATTCTTCCCTACGAAGGCTTTAAGGTCAGCGGCGAAATTCATTTTGATGCCCCTATTATTAAAACCCAATCCTACTCCATTGATCTCACCTCTGAGAAATTTGCCAAAGAAATTTCCCGTGCCAGAACATTCGGCTATGTTGAACAGGTTGAAGAACTCTGGGCAAACGGACTGGCTCAGGGAGGAAACCTCGACAACGTCATCGCCATTCACTGGGACAGGAACACCATCCTCAATGAAGGCGGGTTACGCTTTGCTGACGAATTCATTCGCCACAAAGTTCTTGATCTTATCGGTGACCTTGCCCTGCTCGGTTGCCCCATACTTGGTCACGTGATAGCCTCCCGTTGCGGACATACTCAGCATCTCGGTTTCTTGATGGCCCTCGTACAGGCTGCAGACTGCTGGGAAATTGTGGAGCTTGAAACCAAAGGCGGTCAATCGGTATTTCATCAGGTTGCATCAACAACCAAGGCGATGAGCAAACAAATCATTCCGCTTATTGTCCCGCAACCACTCAACCCTGCAAATAATGTCGCCAGCGCATCCTGCTGA